GGCCCGGCTCTGGATATAAACCACGGCATCGTCAATCTGCGAGCCGACATTAAACACCCCGGTCAGGGTGAAGGTTCTTTGCACCGGCACACGCCCCATAGGGGTAAACACGGTTTTATTAGGGATCACCAGGCGAATTTTATCGCCGACACTGACATTTAATTTATGCGCCAGCGCCTGCCCCATAACCAGGGAATAAGGCATGCCGTCCAGGCTGGATAATTCACCCGCCACCATATGCTGGTTAATAATATGTCCGGTCTCATATTCAGGAATGATGCCCTGCAGCAATACCCCTTGCAGGGTCGAAGGCGACTGGATCAGCGCCTCGCTTTCGATCAGCGGCGTAACCGCCTTCACCCCGGAGTAAGCCAGCAATTTTTCCCTTTGCTGCTGCCAGTGTGGCATATTCGCCGGTTTCTCCTGTTCGGCAGACACCACAATATGGGGCACCAGGCCGAGAATTTTTTTCTTCAGCTCCCCTTCAAAGCCATTCATCACAGACACAACCGTGATCAACGAGGCAACCCCCAGCAAAATCCCGGCAATGGAGAAAAAGGTAATAAAGGAGACGAACCCGGAACGGTTCTGGCTACGGCTGTAACGCAAGCCAATAAAAAAGCTAACCGGTTGAAACATGCAATTGATACACTAAGTGTTTGATTATTATATTATATGACAATAAAGCTAATAGATATCACAGATATCGAAAATATCATCGTCCTGCTCAGGCGCCTTAGCATACCACAAAGGCGCCTGGTTTAAGTCATTAAAAAAGCACATTAAAGTGCATCTAAATATGTCCGGCACTCGGCGCTGTTGCCGCGAAAGACGATACGCTCCTTTTTCAAACCCAATTGGTAATCGTACATGGGATCATAATACTGCACCATCAGCTCCCTGAGCACGTCCAAATAGCCGTTTAACTCACCCCGGTGCAGTCCCGAAGTGGCTTTTTCCAGCAAAGCGAGCAGGGCCTGGTATCTTTGCATACCCAGGCGTTTACGCACCTTAAACACTCCCTGATGGAAATACTCGCTAAAGGCCTGCCTGCCCGGCTCTTCGCCTTTCAGGGCAACAAAGTCCTGCACCATTTTCACTATATACTCATTAAAGAGCTGTTCCAGGCGAAACTCGAAGCTTTCTTCCACCACCACCACGGGCGAGAGCAACATTTTTTCCCTGAGCTCATGCGGCACATGGACACTGCCGATCACACGGCCTTCATCTTCCAGCAGGATGCGCTGCCCGGGAGCAAAATTCCGGCGGATATATTGCTGCGCCAGTTTATTTTCAAAAGTGATCTGGGTCGACTGGGGCCAGGCAAAACCGCCGAAACTGGATCCCCTGTGGCCGGCCGCCCCTTCCAGATCCAGGCTATCGCTACGGCTGGCGATAAAGTCGGTTTTATTACAGCCGGTTTTCCCGCCGAGGATCACTAAAGGATGACTGCTTAACTGAATAAGCTGATCCAGCAAATACTGCCTTAAGGCCTTATAACCCCCTTTCACCAAAGGATAGTGAACACCCGCTTCCTTTAAAAACGCCTGCACAGTGCGCGAGCGCAAACCGCCGCGAAAACAATACAGATAACCCTGGGGATGCTGGCCGATAAACTCCTGCCAGGCCTGCTCCCGCCCGGCCCGGGTTTTTCCCGATACCAGCTGGTGCCCAAGGGTTATCGCTGCCTGCTGGCCCTGCTCCTTGTAGCAGGTGCCGACAGCAGCCCTTTCATCGTCCGTCATCAGGGGAATATTCACCGCCTGTTCAAAAGCGCCGCGGGCAAACTCCACAGGAGCGCGTAAATCCAGTAAGGGCAAGTCAGAAGCAAATATCCTGTGGTAATCACAGGTATCGGGGCGAGCCTCTTCCGGGGCTTGATTTACCTTGGCTGTTACATCTAAGCTCATTAAACAACACTCACCACTGGACTTTGCTCCGCTACCATTTTCCCGATAGGCTCAAGCAACAAACCCAGCTTTTGCGCCAGGGATTCAAATTCTTCCCGGGCAGCAGGTTTTACCGCCACCAGCAAACCGCCGCTGGTTTGCGGGTCGCACAAAATGGTTTGCTGCAGAGGCGTCAGCTCACTGACGTTATGGCCGAAACTTTGGAAATTGCGGCCGCAGCCTCCCGGGATACAGCCCAGGTCGATATAGTTTTCCACCTGCTCCAGCAAAGGCACTTTGGCAAAGTCCAGCTCGGCGGCCAGTCCGCTGCCCTGGCACATTTCCAGCAGATGTCCCAATAAGGCAAAGCCTGTCACATCCGTCATGGCGCTTACGCCTTCCAATTCAGCAAAAGCCAGTCCCGGACTGTTAAGGGTTTTCATCACATCCGGGGCAATATCGGCATGCTCGGGCTGCAATTTGCCCTGTTTTTGCGCCGTGCTTAAAATGCCGACACCTAAAGGTTTGGTCAGATATAGCAGATCACCGGCCCCGGCATTGTTGTTGCGCTTAACCTTGTCGGTATCGATCAGCCCGGTCACCGCCAGGCCGAAAATCGGCTCAGGTGCATCGATAGAATGACCTCCTGCCAGCGGGATCCCGGCCTGTGCGCAGATCATACGTCCGCCGTCCAGTACCTTTTGCGCCACCTCGGGCGCCAGCTTATTGATGGGCCAGCCCAAAATCGCAATCGCCATCAAAGGCTTGCCCCCCATGGCATAAATATCACTGATGGCATTACAAGCGGCTATCTTGCCGAAATCCGTAGGATCATCAACTATCGGCATAAAAAAATCTGTGGTGGAAATCACCGCCTGGTTATTGCCGATATCATACACGGCAGCATCGTCTTTACTCTGGTTGCCCACCAGCAGAGCCGGCTGCTGTGGCAGGGACAAGGAAGACTTGAGGATATCATCTAAAACCGCCGGGGCAATTTTACAGCCGCAACCGGCGCCATGGGAGTACTGGGTTAATTTTACTTGGCTCACGTTCAATCCTTTATTAATAAAAAAGAGCTGTTGAAACAACTGCTGAAAATGCTTTAGAAGCAGATTTACCGGCCTAATGTACCCGAATCCTATAAGAGATCCAGTAAAACAGGCCCCTGTTCACCAAAAGAAAAGGCAAGGGCGTGACTTTCACGGTTAACAACTGACAGTTAACCGGCTGAAGTGGCAGACATTTAATCGCCAAAAGAATATTTACGTCTGTTTTTCAAACAGTAACGACAGTATAAAAAATGTCAACTATAGTAAATCTGGCATCCAGGAAAATAAAAAACCCGCAGTAAAGTGAAGGAAACGTTCAGTTTTGTGACCAAATTGTGATAACTCGGCCTTTGTTTTTCTCTAACATGCGTTATCACAGGCAGTGCTCAAAAGAATAAGCAGTAAAGCATTAACTAATTGACTAAAACCGGAGAATCACATGAAAGCAAACACTAAAGCAAAGTTACAAGGCACAGCGGTTGCCCTGGCCGTTGCCGGCATGATGGGCTGCGCGCAAACCTCCAGCCAGGGCGGCTCTTCCTCATATTCTGCCAGCAACAGCGCAGAATTAGGCCATTGCTACGGCGTAAATAAATGCTCGGGCCATAATGACTGCAAAACCGCCCAAAACGCCTGTAAAGGCCAGGCATCCTGTAAAGGTCACGGTTTTGTCGCCATGCCCACCAAGTCCTGCGGCGATATCGGCGGCACGGTAAAAGATGACTGGCGCGGCAAAGTAACGACCGCAGACATGGCCCACTGCTACAACGTCAATGTTTGCGGCGGCCACAACGACTGTAAAACCGCCAACAACGCCTGTAAGGGCCAGGCATCCTGTAAAGGCCAAGGATTCGTGAAAATGTCAGCCAAAGCCTGTAATGATGTAGGTGGCAAAGTTGGCAAATAAGGCAACAGCAGCAAGCGGGTTAACCCCCGCTTCTTCACCCCAAAAGCCGCAGGAATCCCGGCAAGCCACCCCGGAACATTTCCTGGGTTTTGGCCTGGGACTACGCACGGATCATTTCCAGGATGTCCTGGAACAAAAACCCGCCCTTGACTGGTTTGAGGTGGTCTCGGAAAACTTTATGGTGGACGGCGGCAAACCCAAGCATTATCTGCACGCCATACGCGAACATTATCCCATGGTGATGCACGGGGTTTCCATGTCTATCGGCTCCACCGAACCGCTGAATATGGACTATTTGCGCAAACTTAAAGTACTGGCCAATGAACTACAACCCGAGTGGCTGTCGGACCACCTGTGCTGGAGCACAAACAAGCAAGTCAACAGCCATGACCTGCTGCCTTTGCCCTATAACGAAGAGGCGCTGCAGCATGTGGCGGATCGCATCTCCCGGGTGCAGGACTTTCTCGGCCGGCAGATCCTGATAGAAAATGTCTCCAGCTATATGACCTATAAAGACTCGGACATGACCGAATGGCAGTTTATCAACGAGGTGGTCAAACGCGCCGATTGCTTTATGTTGCTCGATATCAACAACATCTATGTCAGCGCCCGCAACCATAACTTTGCCCCATTGGATTACCTCAACGGCATAGACACCGACAGGGTCAGGCAATTCCACCTGGCAGGACACACGGATTACGGCGATTATGTGATCGACACCCATGACCACGAGGTGGCCGATCCTGTCTGGGAGCTGTACCGCCGGGCATTACAGCGTTTTGGCTGGGTCAGCACCATGATAGAGCGCGATGACAATATCCCCCCTTTTGCCGAGCTCATGAAAGAGCTGGAAATTGCCCGCAATATTGCCACGCAAACCCTTAACCGCCAGACATTCGGCGGCAAGCAAAAGTTATAACCATGGAAAAAACTTCTTTAGAAAAACTGCAGCAGCAGATGATAGATTATTTGCTCTGCGACGATGAGGCCATTTGCAATAAAATTGTCAGCCAGGGGGCCATAGATAACCATACCCGGCTCGATATCTATAAAAATGCCTACCGGATGCGCCTCAAGGAAACCCTGGATACCGACCACGATATTCTCGGCCTGTACCTTGGTGACGAACTGTTCGAACAGATGGTTAACGGTTATATCGACCTCTATCCTTCCCGCTATACCAGTTTGCGCCAGTATGCCGATAATTTACCGGAATTTTTGGCGACACAACCCCCCTTTGCCGATTTCCCTCTGCTGAGCGAACTTGCCCGTTTCGAGCGTTTATTACTGACGGCATTCGACGCCGCCGATGTCACCCGGTTTACCCTGGAAGACATCCAGGACATTGCCCATGAACAATGGCCGGGCCTGGTGTTTCATTTTCATCCCAGTGTCCAGCTTGCCCATATGCACTGGAACAGCGTCGAAAGCTGGCAGGCATTAAAAACCGGACAGGCCCCTGACCCCGCCAGAGAGCATAAAAGCTGCTGGCTGCTGTGGCGCAACCGGGACAGGCTTACGGAATTTCGCTCGATATCGGAAGAAGAAGCCAGTTTATTTCATATGATACTGGCAGGAGAAAACTTCAGCGCCTTGTGTGAATTTTTACTGCAAAACCATGACGGCAGCGAAAATGACAATGTCACCACTGTGGCCCTGAACTATTTATCCGGCTGGATTGAACAGGGCTTACTTCGCAAGGTTTAGTTCGCAAGGTATAGCCCGCAAGACATAGTTCGCAAGACATAAGCAGACAAACTATGACCGACGCGCAATTGATCATATAATGGCGGCAAAAGAAATCATCCGGAGTTATCATGTCCCTGACCGCTGTGATCATTATACTGCTTTGTCTTGGGGTTATTGTCAGCGGCATTTTGCTGCTGAAGCAATCTGCAAAAAAGTTCAACCTCACCGAACAGCAGTTAAAAGAAATCAAGGCCCGCAACCGCCAGCTGGAAAAAGAAGAGCAACAAGAAAAATAACAGGTTTGACCAAGTTTTGCTTTACTTAAACAAGCCATGACATAAAATGTCATGAGATTTTTAATTAAAGTAAAAGGCTTTTTATGTCGTCCATAGACCATTTGTTTGATAATAATAAAAAGTGGGCCCAGGAGATAAAACAGCAACAACCTGATTTTTTCCAGCAATTGTCCCAGCAACAAACCCCAGATTATTTATGGATCGGCTGTTCCGATTCCCGGGTGCCCGCCAATGAATTATTGGGCATGAAACCGGGAGAGGTTTTCGTCCACCGTAATATCGCCAACCAGGTAATACATACAGACCTCAACTGTCTTTCCGTGATCCAGTACGCGGTTGAAGTGCTTAAAGTGAAACATATTATCGTGTGCGGCCATTACGGCTGCGGTGGGGTTCATGCTTCTGCCGACAACAACAGTTACGGTTTGATCGATAACTGGCTCAGGCATATTCAGGACGTTTACCGTTTCCACAAAGAACAGCTCGACGCAGAAACGGACCACGGCAAACGCATGAACCTGTTGTGCGAACTAAATGTAATCGAGCAGGTAAACAATGTCTGCAATACCACTATTTTGCGCAATGCCCGCGAGGCAGGCCAGAACATCACGGTTCATGGTTTTGTTTATAACCTTGCCGACGGCATTTTAAAAGACCTCAAAGTGTCGGTATAAGGGCTTCCCTTCCCCGGCAATCTTCCCGGTCAAAGATAAACAGGCCCTGATGCCAGCCAGTTAAAACTGACTGGCATTCAAGTGCTAGTGTTGTTCATCCTCCCGGTTTTCATGACTTTCTTGTGCTTTTTCCTGTACTACAGCCTGTTTATTGTGGCTGTAGGCTTCCTGGTAGAGATCGTCAATTCTCTGGTAATACTCCTTTGCCTGGCCTTTAAGCCAATAGCTCATATGGCGTATGCCTTCGCTGGTTTCCTCGCTGATGCACTCAGGCTCCTGGGCTACGGCGGCGAAAGCGTCGCAGAGAAAGGCGCATTCCTGGTGGAACTGAGAAAAGTCGTCGGTCAGGTCGACAAGCGCCGACAGCTGGGCTTTCCTTCTGGCGGCTTCATTTTGCGGAGTTGAGGTGGATTCAGACATGAGCTTGCCCTCCTGCAAAGGTTAACGGCACACTTCTATTGATAAAACAGCTATCGATAAAACAGCTGGCGCTGGAACAGCCAATAAAACCGTGGAGTGAATTTATACCGGCATTACTGGTATTAGCAAAGCTGTGCCGGCGGCGGGGTAGTATATTTTTTGTTGCAAAAACTTTAACCGAGTGCAACTCTGGCATATCATTAATTTTAGCCATAATCGATACCTCTTACGTATCAGTTTTGGTTAGCTATCTTCGGGTGTTCGAGCACCTGAGGATAGCGCCTTGTTTACCATTTTTTTACCCTCTTGTTTATCAGGTAATCGGCCGGTAACTGACCGGTGAATCATCTGTGTTTGAAGGGCCTCCTAAGTGTGGGGTGACTATTAAGGTATAGTATAAGTGGCTGGATATATCAACAGCGTGGAGGGGGTATTTTAAGAAATAATTACTTCTTATTAAGCTGTTGATAATTAGTTATTTTTATCCTTGTCGGCGGGCGGTTTATCGAATAAAAAGAATGGCGGCTCGGACAGATTCGATAACAGGAAAAAATCACCGGGCCATTGAAGCTTTATCTTAAAGACATAAAAAAATCCGAAGTCCCATTAAGACTTCGGATTTTTATCTACGTAGGGGACCGCACAAACGATTTTACAGTACGCCGCGTTCCATCTGGTTCAGTTCGATAGATTTGAACAGGGCGGTAAAGTTACCTTCACCAAAGCCGCGGTCGTCAACACGCTGGATCATTTCGATAAAGATAGGACCGAAAATGTTCTTAGTGAAAATCTGCAGCAGGTAGCTGTTTTCTTTCTGGCTGTCTACCAGGATCTGGTGTTCCTGGATACGTTTCTTGTCTTCTTTCACCCAAGGTACGCGGTCGAAGATATCATCATAATACTCCGGCACTATGTCCAGGGTATCGATAATAGAACGGTCGATCTTATCCAGTGAGCTCACCAGGTCGTCGGTGATAAACGCCAGGTGCTGTACGCCCGGGCCGTTGTACTCGTCCAGGTACTCATCGATCTGGTTGTTCTTATCGCCTTTACCTTCGTTGATCGGAATGCAGAAAGTGCCGCAAGGCGACTGCAGTGCATAAGAAACCAGCGCCGTCTGGATACCTTTGATATCAAAGTAGCGCACTTCGGTAAAACCGAAAACATCTTTATAGAAGTTTGCCCAGTGCTCCATAGTGCCCTGGTAAACATTGTTGGTCAGGTGATCAACCGCTTTAAAGCCTTTTTCTTCTACCTCTACCGGGTTTTCCAGGGCCTCAAAGTCGTCCTCATAAATAGAACCTTTATCGCCGAATTTATCAACGAAATAAATCAGGCTGTCCCCTATGCCGTAAATGGCCGGGTATGGCATTTTGTTCGGTGCATCTTGTGCAGATTTGGCGCCGCGTTTGATTGCTTCACTAAAAGCGAATTCGGCATCGTCTACCCGCCAACCCATAGAACAAATGGCCGGACCGTGGCTCTTGGCAAACTCACGGGAGAAACCCGCCTGCTCGTTGTTTAATAAGAAGTGAATATCATTCTGGTTGAAGTAATCGATATCACGCCCTTTAAACTTTTTAGTTTTTGAAAAGCCAAAGCCATAGAAAGCATTTTCCATGAAGTCGCTGTCAGGTGTTGCGTATTCGGTAAATTCAATGCCGCGTAAATTAAGCGGGTTGTTTACTTCGGTCATATTGGTATCTCTCTTCAATGTTATAACTTCATTATTAATCTGAATTCGGCAAAGAAAAAGACCTGCAGGAAACAGAAAAAAAGCGGGGCTGTAACAGAAAATGTACGCACAAAACGACAAAAACCTGATCTACATCAAGCCAACGCAGATAAGCCCTGCAAGGCAGCCGTAAAGACAAGTTTACACCGGTATTTTCCTAGTAAAAAATCGCTTTTTACCGGCATTTCCCGGTGGGAAAAACAGGCCGATAAAAGCCCTGTCCGGAGGGGAAAATCACAATTTAACAGAGAAGAAAGCAGCGGATTAATACAGCAGCAATTAAATTGACGGCAATAACCCCTGCTCTTATTCATCCATGAAGCCGCAGGATAAATACTTCCGTGTATAAAAAAAGCGCTGAAAAGCGCCTTTTTTATTAAACATTTTGTAAGGCCGTCATTCCCGGCCAAACATCTTTAGTTTGTGCGTCTTGGACGATCGGCACGGTCGTTATAACGACGCGGACGTTCGTGCATGGCCGGTGCGTCGGAAACGGAAATCTCCAATGCCTGGCGGCGTACCCGTACCGTTTTCAGCTGCTGGAAAGCACCGGTAGGAATGCCTTTTGGCAACTGCACATAACTGTGGCGCTCGTGCAGGTTAATGGCGCCTATATAGCTGCTGTCCAGGGAAATCTCATTGGCAATCGCGCCGACGATATCACCCGGCTTGGCGCCGTGCTCTTTACCTACCTCTAAACGGTAAGTCTGCCAGTCGACGTCGCTACGTACCGCTTTAGGCTTACGCGGCGCACGGTTGTCGCGGTAACCGTCACGGCCGCCGCGCATATCGCGGTTGCCGCGGTTATCGCGTCCGTCACGGCGACGGTCATTGCGGTCAAAACGGTCGCGGCTTTCACGGCGCGGTTTAGGATCTTCTTTCGGCTGCAGCGGCTGCTTCAGCTGCTTCTGATACAGCAGGGCTGCGGCCAGATCTACCATGGAAAGCTCTGATTCGTTGGCCATGCTCTCGATGATTTCACGCATGCCCGCCAGATCTTTCTCGCCAACAACCGAAACCAGCTCTTCACGGGTACGTTCGATACGGGCTTTACCGATTTCCTGAATGGTCGGCAGCTCATAAGCTTCTATGGTACCTGAAGTTAAACGCTCGTAATGACGCAGAGAGTACATTTCACGCGGGCGTACGAATGAAATAGAAATACCGCTGCGGCCAGCACGGCCGGTACGGCCGATACGGTGTACATAAGCTTCGTTATCACCCGGCAGGTCATAGTTAACTACTAAAGAAATACGCGGAATATCCAGACCACGGGCAACAACGTCGGTGGCTACCATGATAGAAGATTTACCGGATTTAAGCTGTTCTACGGTGCGCTCGCGCTGCGCCTGGTTCATATCGCCGTTAAGCGCCACTGCCGGATAACCTAAACGCTCCAGCTTTTCGGCTACTTCTACGGTATCGTTACGGGTGCGCACAAAAATAATCATGGCATCGTAGTCTACGGTTTCGGCGATACGCTCTAATGCGGTCATTTTGTTGATGCCGCTTACTTTCCAGGCGTATTGCTTGATATTGGCCTTAGCTTTTTTCACCGCGGCAATTTTGACATGCTCAGGCTCTTTTAAGAAACGGTTCGCCACCTTACGGATTTGCGGCGGCATAGTAGCCGAGAACAGGGCCATCTGGGTTTGTTCCGGCAAGTGCTCAAGGATCCACTCGATGTCTTCCAAAAAGCCCATGTTAAGCATTTCATCGGCTTCATCCAGCACACAGAAAGAAAGGTTGTCCAGCTTCAGGCTCTTACGACGTAAGTGGTCCATTAAACGGCCCGGCGTACCTACAACAACCTGGGCGCCACGCTCAAGTTGCTGGAATTGTGGACCGTAAGACTGGCCGCCGTATAAAGTTGCTACGCGCAGACCGCGCATGTTTTTGGCAAAGGCTTCAACATTCTCTGCCACCTGCATCGCCAGTTCGCGTGTCGGCGCCAACACCATTAACTGAGGCTTTTTGATGGAAACATCAATTTTTGCCAGTGCCGGCAAGCCGAAAGCAGCAGTTTTACCGGTACCGGTTTGCGCTTCACCTAAAACATCTCTGCCTTCAAGTAATGGCGGAATGGTTTGCGCCTGAATAGCGGTTGCAGAGGAAAAACCAATCTCGGTAAGGGCAGATAATAAAGTTTCAGGCAAGCCTAAAGATTCAAAGCCGACAACGGCATTGTTGGTATCAGTCATAAATTTTGTCTTCTCAATAGCAGGTAAAGCCTGCGTACAATTACGAGGAAAACCACCAGGAAGACTTAAGGCACAGTCGATATGCTAATCAAGGAGAAATTAGCTTGGCAAGTCTATTGGGCGGAAATAACCCCACTCATTTCTAACGCTGGGAATAAGGATGTTACAAGGCACCCTATAAGCGAGGCGCGTATTATACAGATGTAAAGCGCGGACACAAGCGATATTTAACCTGTAAAGGACAAAAGCCGCATAAAACCCCGGTTCAGATAGAAATATATGATGATTCCCACCCGGCCCCTGCGTTTTCATTTCATCTTTTTACCTACTCGTTACATACTCTGGCCCGGAATAAAACAAGCCGGTTAATGTGTAATCCGAACCTGGGTTACATGGCGCTGAAGCTGTCCCCGGATCAACCATTAAAAATTTTATCTTTAAATAACCCTTTAAGCTTATCTTTGCCTTTTGGTGAGCTTAGCCGGGTACCGAGCATCTCTTGAATTTTTTCCAAACTGCTGTCCCCCAGCTGCGACCAGCCGAGCCATTGGCTGATATTCGCCTGGCCATCGGCTAAGGGGCCCTGGCTGCGTGCCGTCAGCTTTTGTTTCAGCTCCTTAAGCTTAGCTTGCCGCTCTGGCCCCAGATTCGCCAGCACGGCATTGGCAATCTGCTTATCCAAATCAGAGCTAGAGTGTAATTTTGGTTCTTGAAAAGAGCCGCTGACCCTAGTGTTAATACTTAGCCGGGTTAACTGATTCAAAGTGCCGGCGACAGTGTTTGTTAAGCTATCACCGCCCCGGGCCGCCACCACCAATTCGTTAAGATTTATATCCGCACTGCCGCTGATCTGGTTTTCATTGATACTAATTGCTCCGCTCGAACTCAGTAAACCTTGTTTTATGGCGCCAGTAAGCTTTTCCTCTTCAACTAAAGCGAGTCCGTTTAGCATCACCCCTTGTAAGTCCCAGTTTTGGCTGGCTTTGACCTGGTTTTCCGTTAACCAGAAGTCACCTTCAAGCTGCAGTGACTGCCAGAGTTTGCTGCTTGCTGCCGATACGGTAAACCGGGTCGGCTGAACAATTTTATCATGCTGATGGGTGATATTTTGCCAGTGACTGTCAATAACCTCATCTTGCCAGCTCAATGAGATATTCGCTGTTTTGATCAAAAAATCAGGCAAGGAACTGCTATCGCTAAATGCGATCTTCTTTCCCTGGTTGAAAGCCGTCTTTTTTTGTTCTTGCCGGGGCTTATTCAGCATAGGGGCAAGTACCTGATAGGTGCTAAGCAGGTAATCGCTCCACTTAGCCACCCGCTCACCGAAAACCAAGCCGGTGATATTTTTAATAGCGGTGGCGTCTCCCGAAACCAATGCCTGAAGCTGCTCATAATCCTGCTCCGGTGCCTTTCTTAGCTGCGTCAATTTAACGGTGAGTTCCTTTTGCGCCAGAGAAACCTTGCTTTTAAAAGCCGTCAGTTTTCCTTTGTCCTGTTTCAATTCCCGGTGAAGTTGATCAAATTCTTTTTTTGCCGAGGCAAACTGTATCGGATCTTTATAATCTGTTGCCGTTATTTGCTTAATCCGGTTTTGGTAATCCAGAATTTTTTCCCGGTTTGGTAATTGCTGATATTGCCGGGTTAATTCATCATTGTGCCTGGTATAAGCCAACCTGACTTCATTAGCAGCCTGTGTGGTTTTAAGGGGAGTCTTTGCCAGCATGTTGTCAATGTCGGGCAATTCGGGGGATTCAGGCATTAATTGAGACAAGGAGTCTGCGCTAAATATTACCGGGGGACGGTAAACTTCCCCCGGCGACTTCCTTGGCTGGTTAAATTGCAAACCGTTAACTGTCAATGTCTCTATGATGACTTTACGCCGCATTAACGGCGCCAAATCAATTTGCGCCTGAACCTGTTCGGCCTGTACCTGATTGAACTCAGGCTGTTTGGCATCTGTAATTTGTACTTGCTTTAGGCTAATAGCAAGAGGTGAAAATGTATGGCTGACGCCGGTAATATTGACTTCGGCCCCGGTGGTTTGCTCCAGGCCCTGTATAACGGCAAGCTTTATCCAGAGATCGAGAAAGATCAGGACAATGGCAGTCAGTCCCCCCGTGAAGACAAAAAATGCGATCAGGCCCGGCCAGCGGATAAACGACGCCATAACCTAACCCCTTACCCCCTGATATAAGCGATAAAACCTGCTCCCCTTAAGAAGCTGTATAATCT
This genomic window from Thalassomonas viridans contains:
- a CDS encoding TIGR03545 family protein, with the protein product MASFIRWPGLIAFFVFTGGLTAIVLIFLDLWIKLAVIQGLEQTTGAEVNITGVSHTFSPLAISLKQVQITDAKQPEFNQVQAEQVQAQIDLAPLMRRKVIIETLTVNGLQFNQPRKSPGEVYRPPVIFSADSLSQLMPESPELPDIDNMLAKTPLKTTQAANEVRLAYTRHNDELTRQYQQLPNREKILDYQNRIKQITATDYKDPIQFASAKKEFDQLHRELKQDKGKLTAFKSKVSLAQKELTVKLTQLRKAPEQDYEQLQALVSGDATAIKNITGLVFGERVAKWSDYLLSTYQVLAPMLNKPRQEQKKTAFNQGKKIAFSDSSSLPDFLIKTANISLSWQDEVIDSHWQNITHQHDKIVQPTRFTVSAASSKLWQSLQLEGDFWLTENQVKASQNWDLQGVMLNGLALVEEEKLTGAIKQGLLSSSGAISINENQISGSADINLNELVVAARGGDSLTNTVAGTLNQLTRLSINTRVSGSFQEPKLHSSSDLDKQIANAVLANLGPERQAKLKELKQKLTARSQGPLADGQANISQWLGWSQLGDSSLEKIQEMLGTRLSSPKGKDKLKGLFKDKIFNG
- a CDS encoding DEAD/DEAH box helicase, translated to MTDTNNAVVGFESLGLPETLLSALTEIGFSSATAIQAQTIPPLLEGRDVLGEAQTGTGKTAAFGLPALAKIDVSIKKPQLMVLAPTRELAMQVAENVEAFAKNMRGLRVATLYGGQSYGPQFQQLERGAQVVVGTPGRLMDHLRRKSLKLDNLSFCVLDEADEMLNMGFLEDIEWILEHLPEQTQMALFSATMPPQIRKVANRFLKEPEHVKIAAVKKAKANIKQYAWKVSGINKMTALERIAETVDYDAMIIFVRTRNDTVEVAEKLERLGYPAVALNGDMNQAQRERTVEQLKSGKSSIMVATDVVARGLDIPRISLVVNYDLPGDNEAYVHRIGRTGRAGRSGISISFVRPREMYSLRHYERLTSGTIEAYELPTIQEIGKARIERTREELVSVVGEKDLAGMREIIESMANESELSMVDLAAALLYQKQLKQPLQPKEDPKPRRESRDRFDRNDRRRDGRDNRGNRDMRGGRDGYRDNRAPRKPKAVRSDVDWQTYRLEVGKEHGAKPGDIVGAIANEISLDSSYIGAINLHERHSYVQLPKGIPTGAFQQLKTVRVRRQALEISVSDAPAMHERPRRYNDRADRPRRTN